In the genome of Cryptomeria japonica chromosome 8, Sugi_1.0, whole genome shotgun sequence, one region contains:
- the LOC131045138 gene encoding receptor like protein 22, with amino-acid sequence MESSFPYGRVAFAIMTISLCCICFTSSPAIACSLHERNHLLDFKAAVIDEDKMLSSWHGFNCCTWSGVSCDFSTGHVSLLDLSGYNLQGNIGSSLFQLAQLEHLDLSYNLFHGNFTPHIGKLKRLSFLDLSVHFGELSLSLESLSNLVSLEYLSLSGVEISVTKEGAEALGGLSKLQLLHMSRCRLKGPIPNFLVNLTSLLHLSLFSSCLSAQIRAWLEDMTAHLLSLDLSWNENLKVDVSSAIWNMSSLEHLDLSGTRIEGEIPPAIGNMLSLQSLHLSETRIAGEIPSTIGNLLSLQSLDLSNTSIEGEIPVSIFNLSKLVLFDLSHNMLTGLMPPSLGSLSSLVYLDLSYNQLNGTFPLTVSHLVRLEYLWLNSNNFSGSISLSLFHNLTRLQNLSLSNNHLIVSTDSTWIPQFKKLVFLNLRSCNLDRIPSFLVTQYDLGYLDLSANNIAANIPSWIWDLPSLFHLNLSSNQLSGSLPSRLASRTLWYLDLHNNSLEGDLPVPPAGIRLLHMSMNQFNGSIPIDIGQHLQYTHFLSLSSNNLSGPIPNSICTPDLKVLELSNNMLSGIIPPHLTRNCSFLSVLDFAENHLEGKMPAEWGNLEELHTLKLNTNHLTGIIPSSISKCRSLQVLDVANNNLEGSIPHQIAMLPQLHVLMLRSNQLQGGIPPQVIDLPNLQILDLSGNKLSGSIPSNLTNLLAMVDASQSNASHLEEDLVFGRYTNQITMTWKGLDVEFTQVLFILKCIDLSNNYFSGSIPPRMGSLKGLIALNLSRNHLSGQIPRTLGGMDQLESLDLSLNRLNGKIPLELQSLSYLQILNLSYNMIDGKVPHGGQFLTFGESSYLGSPKLSGIPFTNITVCNNSSGYVNCTNVETIGEAENSDADMIEWAVQLGLSYGLGFSIVFGLLAFNKRVRKSIFNLYDVIILGVDRCIRGERWKYIP; translated from the coding sequence ATGGAAAGTTCATTTCCATATGGCAGAGTTGCATTTGCTATTATGACAATATCACTCTGCTGCATTTGcttcacctcttctcctgcaattgcATGCTCCCTCCATGAAAGAAATCACCTCTTGGATTTCAAGGCAGCAGTTATAGATGAGGACAAAATGCTAAGTTCCTGGCACGGATTTAATTGCTGCACTTGGAGTGGAGTTAGTTGTGACTTCAGCACAGGCCATGTTTCTCTTCTCGATTTGAGTGGATACAATTTGCAAGGTAACATCGGTTCATCTTTGTTTCAACTTGCACAGCTGGAGCACCTTGATCTCAGTTACAACCTCTTCCATGGTAATTTCACTCCCCATATTGGAAAGTTGAAGAGACTCAGTTTTCTTGACTTGTCAGTTCATTTTGGTGAATTGTCTTTGAGTTTGGAAAGTTTATCAAATCTGGTGAGCTTGGAATACCTCTCTCTTTCCGGAGTGGAAATCTCTGTAACCAAAGAGGGGGCTGAAGCTCTTGGAGGTCTATCAAAACTACAACTACTGCATATGTCTAGGTGTAGGCTAAAAGGACCAATTCCCAATTTCCTTGTCAACCTCACCTCTCTCCTTCATCTGAGCCTTTTTAGCAGTTGTTTGTCAGCGCAAATACGAGCTTGGTTAGAAGATATGACCGCCCACTTGCTCTCACTTGATCTCTCTTGGAATGAGAATCTTAAAGTAGATGTTTCATCTGCTATATGGAATATGTCATCCTTAGAGCATCTTGATCTCTCAGGTACCAgaattgaaggtgagattccaCCTGCTATAGGAAATATGCTTTCCTTGCAAAGTCTTCATCTGTCAGAAACCAGAATAGCAGGTGAGATTCCATCTACTATAGGGAATTTGTTGTCcttgcaaagtcttgatctgtcTAATACCTCCATAGAAGGTGAGATTCCAGTCTCCATATTCAATCTCTCTAAGCTTGTTCTCTTCGATCTGTCCCACAACATGCTAACTGGGCTAATGCCACCTTCGTTGGGATCACTTTCTTCTCTTGTTTATCTTGACCTCAGTTACAACCAATTAAACGGCACATTTCCACTCACAGTATCACATCTTGTTAGATTAGAATACCTTTGGCTCAATTCCAATAATTTTAGTGGCTCCATTTCCCTTTCTCTCTTCCATAATCTCACTCGACTTCAAAATCTGTCTCTTTCCAATAATCACTTGATTGTGAGCACTGATTCAACATGGATTCCACAATTTAAAAAGCTAGTGTTTCTGAATCTGCGTTCCTGCAATTTAGATAGAATTCCATCATTTCTTGTGACCCAATACGATTTGGGTTATCTAGACTTATCTGCTAACAATATTGCAGCAAATATTCCATCGTGGATATGGGACTTGCCAAGTCTTTTTCATTTGAACCTTAGTAGCAATCAATTATCAGGTTCGTTGCCATCTCGACTAGCATCCCGAACTCTCTGGTATCTGGATTTGCACAATAACAGCTTAGAAGGTGATCTTCCCGTCCCTCCCGCGGGTATTAGGTTGCTGCACATGTCGATGAATCAGTTCAATGGTTCAATTCCTATTGATATTGGTCAGCATCTTCAGTATACGCATTTCTTATCCTTGTCAAGCAATAATCTCAGTGGACCCATTCCAAACTCTATTTGCACTCCAGATCTGAAGGTTCTTGAGCTTTCAAATAATATGCTAAGCGGTATAATTCCTCCTCATTTAACAAGGAATTGTTCTTTTCTCAGTGTTCTAGATTTTGCAGAAAATCATCTGGAAGGTAAAATGCCAGCAGAGTGGGGAAACCTGGAAGAGCTTCATACATTGAAACTGAATACTAATCATTTGACAGGAATTATTCCCTCGTCGATTTCAAAATGCCGATCTCTACAAGTATTGGATGTGGCAAATAATAATTTGGAAGGCAGCATCCCCCATCAGATTGCAATGCTACCGCAACTGCACGTGTTAATGTTGAGGTCCAATCAACTTCAAGGCGGTATTCCACCCCAGGTAATTGACCTTCCAAATCTTCAAATTCTGGATCTTTCTGGAAACAAGCTTTCGGGATCCATTCCAAGCAACCTTACAAACCTGCTTGCAATGGTCGACGCATCACAGAGTAATGCAAGCCATCTCGAAGAAGACCTTGTTTTTGGTAGGTATACAAATCAGATTACAATGACATGGAAAGGTTTGGATGTTGAATTTACGCAAGTCCTTTTCATTCTTAAATGCATTGATCTTTCGAACAATTACTTTTCGGGGAGCATTCCTCCCAGAATGGGATCCCTTAAAGGCTTGATAGCTCTTAACCTTTCAAGGAATCATCTCAGTGGCCAAATCCCAAGAACATTGGGAGGCATGGATCAGCTAGAGTCTCTGGACCTCTCGCTAAACAGGTTGAATGGCAAAATTCCGTTGGAACTTCAGTCCCTGAGTTATTTGCAGATCCTGAATTTGTCTTACAACATGATTGATGGAAAGGTACCCCATGGAGGACAGTTTCTAACTTTTGGGGAGTCATCCTACTTAGGCAGTCCCAAGCTAAGTGGGATTCCATTTACAAATATAACAGTCTGCAACAACTCTTCTGGCTATGTCAACTGCACAAATGTTGAGACAATTGGTGAAGCAGAGAATTCAGATGCTGATATGATAGAATGGGCAGTCCAACTTGGATTGAGTTATGGTTTGGGATTCTCTATTGTATTTGGGCTATTGGCTTTCAATAAGAGGGTGAGAAAGTCGATCTTTAATTTGTATGATGTTATAATTTTAGGTGTTGATCGATGTATCCGAGGTGAGAGATGGAAGTACATACCATAG